One region of Chryseobacterium sp. SORGH_AS_0447 genomic DNA includes:
- a CDS encoding HU family DNA-binding protein: protein MTKAELVNTISNKLGTEKNETQKVVEAFMQEIRTSMYNGDNVYLRGFGSFIIKTRAAKTGRNISKNTAIEIPAHNIPAFKPSKSFVEKVKTKVTVK, encoded by the coding sequence ATGACAAAGGCAGAATTGGTAAACACCATCTCAAATAAGTTGGGAACCGAAAAGAATGAAACACAGAAAGTTGTAGAGGCTTTTATGCAAGAAATCAGGACTTCTATGTATAATGGAGATAATGTTTATCTAAGAGGTTTTGGATCTTTTATCATTAAAACAAGGGCAGCAAAAACGGGAAGAAACATCTCTAAAAACACTGCTATTGAAATCCCTGCTCATAACATTCCTGCTTTCAAACCATCAAAATCTTTTGTGGAGAAAGTAAAAACGAAAGTTACCGTAAAATAG
- a CDS encoding type VI secretion system transmembrane protein TssO produces MQGQITLSKKERHYQFLYLILMLFAALIFLGIIFLKGFESPFSDEDIVSVRNLEEKARFDQKQKFSYKTLDSTFAMINRLTDESPQPFEESNIMYGINDVAGYFETGENISDIRKDAYPQIAKFYKMYFNDKKVISSKTENIKSFEKQFDECSIGFKEKRSQLFQRETALKARTQ; encoded by the coding sequence ATGCAGGGACAAATCACACTATCGAAAAAGGAAAGGCACTATCAGTTTTTATATTTAATTCTCATGCTTTTCGCAGCACTTATCTTTCTGGGAATTATTTTCCTGAAAGGATTCGAATCGCCCTTCTCAGACGAAGATATTGTTTCGGTACGGAATCTTGAGGAAAAGGCAAGGTTCGATCAGAAACAGAAATTTTCCTATAAAACCCTGGACAGCACGTTTGCCATGATCAACCGGCTGACGGATGAGTCTCCGCAACCTTTTGAAGAAAGCAATATCATGTACGGAATCAATGATGTGGCCGGTTATTTTGAGACCGGAGAAAACATTTCAGACATCCGTAAAGATGCGTATCCGCAGATTGCTAAATTTTACAAAATGTATTTCAACGATAAAAAAGTGATTTCCAGCAAAACGGAAAATATCAAAAGCTTTGAAAAGCAGTTTGATGAATGTTCCATAGGCTTTAAAGAAAAGAGAAGCCAGCTTTTCCAAAGGGAGACCGCACTGAAAGCGAGAACCCAATAA
- a CDS encoding PKD domain-containing protein: protein MNYFQKNKKNIIIGVIATLLIAALVALWLQKKVIHSADDIVGVVYPSTLKVGDTLLFEDKTQFAKTKMWNFGDGTSSEKSSGIHFYNKPGYYQVTLIIDNKYSKSFPVMVSARTIPRPADSTKTKTLIDAQTQAMQFENVQFRAISDAKQFTWKFGETGNIDSKDKMAIYSYKKPGDYVVTLYTDESAEPILHQIKILPAYDALEEEVSVEDAYAKIDNDFKYHLQQIANGNSFNMHYNYLLRTYLCNNENTVVKVNDSKANNFYMYCAGLQFDKNKVIQTVKVNFDDAQNCVTKVDINQSK from the coding sequence ATGAATTACTTTCAGAAAAACAAGAAGAACATTATCATTGGTGTTATTGCGACGCTGCTCATCGCGGCTCTTGTTGCATTGTGGCTCCAGAAGAAAGTGATACACTCCGCCGATGATATTGTCGGGGTCGTTTATCCGTCTACGCTTAAGGTAGGCGATACGCTTTTATTCGAGGACAAGACCCAGTTTGCAAAAACCAAAATGTGGAATTTCGGGGACGGTACTTCAAGCGAGAAGAGCAGCGGGATTCACTTTTACAATAAACCCGGATATTACCAGGTTACCCTGATCATCGATAATAAATATTCCAAATCTTTTCCAGTAATGGTGTCCGCAAGAACGATTCCTAGACCTGCGGATTCTACGAAGACCAAAACATTGATCGACGCGCAGACCCAGGCCATGCAGTTTGAGAACGTACAGTTCCGGGCCATTTCGGATGCCAAACAGTTTACCTGGAAATTTGGTGAAACCGGAAATATCGATTCCAAGGATAAAATGGCCATCTACTCCTATAAAAAACCGGGCGATTATGTCGTAACGCTTTACACGGATGAGAGTGCCGAACCTATTTTGCACCAGATCAAAATTCTTCCGGCCTACGACGCCCTGGAAGAAGAAGTAAGTGTGGAAGATGCCTATGCTAAAATCGATAACGATTTCAAATATCACCTTCAGCAGATTGCAAACGGGAACAGCTTCAATATGCATTATAATTACTTATTGAGAACCTATCTGTGCAATAACGAAAATACCGTGGTAAAAGTTAACGACAGCAAAGCCAACAATTTCTATATGTATTGTGCCGGTCTTCAGTTTGATAAAAACAAGGTGATTCAGACCGTGAAAGTGAATTTCGATGACGCGCAGAACTGTGTAACGAAAGTCGATATTAATCAAAGCAAATAA
- a CDS encoding DUF4280 domain-containing protein: protein MSQQSSPHDGKYFVVQKGKAQCNQGDQFPQYKVTSHQKHFWNDSDGNADFLGVTEDDLQFNPPGPSFGRCKLKPSGGGYLPCTYAPAGKWQKTYDKVKIMEKKIVTELSELQCTIGGKITIKDHGQRGEMSKKNVKTADNKTVQHINPLVKMQDYKETVLENEIDAY, encoded by the coding sequence ATGTCACAGCAATCATCACCTCATGACGGCAAATATTTTGTTGTACAGAAAGGCAAAGCCCAGTGTAATCAGGGTGACCAGTTCCCGCAATATAAAGTAACTTCCCATCAGAAACATTTCTGGAATGATTCCGATGGCAATGCCGATTTTCTTGGCGTTACGGAAGATGATCTCCAGTTCAATCCCCCAGGCCCGAGTTTTGGCCGATGTAAGCTGAAGCCTAGTGGCGGCGGATACCTGCCATGTACGTATGCCCCGGCCGGAAAATGGCAGAAAACCTATGATAAAGTGAAAATCATGGAAAAAAAGATCGTTACCGAACTTTCTGAACTGCAGTGTACGATAGGAGGAAAAATTACCATTAAAGATCACGGACAGCGCGGAGAAATGAGTAAGAAAAACGTAAAAACAGCGGATAATAAAACCGTACAGCACATCAATCCTCTGGTAAAAATGCAGGATTACAAGGAGACGGTTCTTGAAAATGAAATTGATGCTTACTGA
- the tssR gene encoding type VI secretion system protein TssR domain-containing protein gives MKNKFPLAAYYIGVSVILVSCQVKLPSKKTPEPSHYGQIDNSPVVNGFPKKSVPWIAISDRSRNTAYLDKSDEKSYKEVKFLEPLMVLKSRDGMVKVAEYIPDALMKKVSSKQVKTYGWIPESDLLLWSNSLKSEKTGFPVRVAVVPSNSEVIRNSERYYKNDSIMVFNSPSLIEQADVKIPNGQIVYVYKQAENNKRFLVGKKPSVDIDSISTGLYGWVSSNVISAWGERSAVKMKNTTGITETTLGIHEGAPGKSEVEDKAAVLLTDVNKRTPLENIFPVNLPLHEPPTPDSKTKYFTNILDYSKNYVFNVLGEPIYFDRYREITEKNKKINIVFALDISAPNAPYAPIVKSLLQDLQLRFEKPSYFNQVKYGVVLYKNNSCGDNVAVSDLNNDYSKITTFIDQKTNEMNCMSNSGYQPVGEGLMAAGNLLSNVPDETNIVITVGTSANQSGNMYGVINSLTQAQARLIMFQTSARSSDTYNDFVLMSENVVTNTAKNIAELKKQKIINQNDVLTKNNFSLVESDEGFFSLDYPKQSMAQGFVIFPKKGDIATPGYLKKSVDSLIAQVTLDNTNLDKSLNDYFHSSVGAGRTDVDVKYKYLYPGLTNPVPAGIAAQLINYGNPFLVKGYIPKELKDFKPGLEKGVLISEKEFDNLKQFYNEVYQNTGAERADFKQGKAVNEYVKLLKKYNPTMQFLDKGELYKQPMSYAVGVSTGFDNSEEELMSKYMLKGWKKSKIVTNETVRNYFRNYKTLADRMLSHRNDPAVKIQQNGQTFYWLNEYFMPTMMPVEAPEYTGH, from the coding sequence ATGAAAAATAAATTTCCTCTAGCAGCATATTATATAGGAGTTTCGGTTATACTGGTAAGTTGCCAGGTAAAACTGCCATCCAAAAAAACACCCGAGCCTTCACATTACGGACAGATAGACAACTCGCCGGTAGTGAATGGTTTTCCTAAAAAATCGGTGCCGTGGATCGCCATCTCAGATCGGTCCAGAAATACGGCTTACCTGGATAAAAGCGATGAAAAATCATATAAGGAAGTAAAATTCCTTGAACCTTTAATGGTATTGAAAAGCCGGGACGGAATGGTAAAAGTAGCTGAATATATTCCGGATGCCCTGATGAAAAAAGTGTCTTCCAAACAGGTGAAAACCTACGGCTGGATTCCGGAATCCGACCTTCTGTTATGGAGCAACTCTTTGAAAAGCGAAAAAACAGGCTTCCCGGTAAGGGTGGCCGTCGTGCCGAGCAATAGCGAAGTCATCCGCAATTCAGAAAGATATTATAAGAACGATTCGATTATGGTGTTTAATTCACCCAGCCTTATCGAGCAGGCCGATGTGAAGATCCCTAACGGACAGATCGTATACGTTTACAAACAGGCGGAAAACAATAAAAGATTCCTGGTAGGAAAGAAACCTTCCGTCGATATCGACAGCATCAGTACCGGCCTTTACGGATGGGTAAGTTCCAATGTGATTTCAGCATGGGGCGAGCGGTCTGCCGTAAAAATGAAAAATACAACCGGCATTACCGAAACAACTTTAGGAATTCATGAAGGGGCACCCGGTAAAAGTGAAGTAGAAGACAAAGCAGCCGTACTGCTTACCGATGTGAACAAAAGAACACCGCTGGAAAATATCTTTCCGGTAAACTTACCGCTGCATGAACCGCCGACACCGGATTCGAAGACCAAATATTTTACGAATATCCTGGATTACAGCAAAAATTATGTGTTTAATGTGCTGGGCGAGCCGATTTATTTCGACCGCTACCGGGAAATTACGGAGAAAAATAAAAAGATCAACATTGTTTTTGCCTTAGACATCAGTGCTCCGAATGCCCCATACGCTCCGATTGTGAAATCGTTATTACAGGATCTGCAGCTGAGGTTTGAAAAGCCGTCTTATTTTAATCAGGTGAAATACGGCGTTGTTTTATATAAAAATAATTCCTGCGGGGATAATGTAGCCGTTTCGGACTTAAATAACGATTACAGCAAAATTACCACATTCATTGACCAGAAAACCAATGAAATGAACTGTATGAGTAACAGCGGTTACCAGCCCGTGGGCGAAGGTCTGATGGCTGCCGGAAACCTCTTGTCGAATGTCCCGGACGAAACCAATATTGTGATCACCGTAGGAACATCCGCCAACCAGAGCGGAAATATGTATGGCGTTATCAATTCCCTTACGCAGGCCCAGGCAAGACTGATCATGTTCCAGACAAGCGCAAGATCTTCGGATACCTATAACGATTTTGTTTTAATGTCCGAAAATGTGGTGACCAACACGGCCAAAAATATTGCAGAGCTTAAAAAACAGAAAATCATCAACCAGAATGATGTTTTAACCAAAAATAATTTCAGCCTGGTAGAAAGTGATGAAGGCTTTTTCTCATTAGACTATCCTAAGCAGAGTATGGCGCAGGGATTCGTGATCTTTCCTAAAAAAGGCGACATTGCAACCCCGGGTTATCTTAAAAAGTCCGTCGACAGCCTGATTGCTCAGGTTACGCTGGACAATACGAACCTTGATAAATCCCTGAACGACTATTTCCATTCCTCAGTGGGGGCTGGAAGAACGGATGTTGATGTGAAATACAAATACCTGTATCCCGGACTTACGAACCCGGTGCCTGCAGGAATTGCCGCACAGCTGATCAATTACGGAAATCCGTTCCTGGTGAAAGGATATATCCCTAAAGAGCTGAAAGATTTTAAGCCCGGTCTTGAAAAAGGCGTGCTGATCTCGGAAAAAGAATTTGATAACTTAAAGCAGTTCTATAACGAAGTGTATCAGAATACCGGTGCGGAAAGAGCAGACTTCAAGCAGGGAAAAGCCGTTAATGAATATGTAAAGCTTCTGAAGAAATACAATCCAACCATGCAGTTCCTTGATAAAGGGGAGCTTTATAAACAGCCGATGTCGTACGCGGTAGGAGTAAGCACCGGTTTCGACAATTCCGAAGAAGAGCTTATGTCCAAGTACATGCTGAAAGGATGGAAAAAATCCAAAATCGTAACCAATGAAACCGTGAGGAACTATTTCCGCAATTATAAAACGCTGGCAGACCGTATGCTGTCTCACCGGAATGACCCGGCAGTAAAAATACAGCAGAACGGGCAGACCTTCTACTGGCTGAATGAATATTTTATGCCGACGATGATGCCCGTAGAAGCACCGGAATATACAGGGCATTAA
- a CDS encoding ribonuclease E/G, giving the protein MKKELIVSHEDDLTKIALLEDGRLCELHEQEDKSDFIVGDLFIGKVKKLAPNLNAAFVNIGYEKDAFLHYQDLGPQYLTYRKFVRDTISKKQNSSSLKNFEIQPEIDKNGTVDKVIAKDDIVLLQITKEPISTKGPRISTQVSLTGRFLVLIPFDNKVSISKKVKSNEEKERLRTLIESIKPEGFGVIIRTVAEGKKVADLHNDMNQLIQKWETTFKNIQKNKVPSRVLSEDDKASAILRDNFNQDFVSITCDDEQMVEEMKNYLEVIAPERKNIVHFHNSHIPLLEYYNVEKQLKQSFGKHVNIPSSKGAYLVIEHTEALHVVDVNSGNNITTGTAVNKEHALRVNKMAATEIARQLRLRDMGGIIVIDFIDMTNPEHRRDLYEHLKEEMKRDKARHKILPPSKFGLIQITRQRNRPEKQIETKEENPNKDGEIVAPIVIVERMGEALRTIMQKEKGKLYLHVHPFVEAYLTKGFNSIQTKWFIKYKKWVTVIPRDSFKYLEYRIYNSKKEELTGYSN; this is encoded by the coding sequence ATGAAGAAAGAACTAATAGTTTCGCATGAGGATGATCTTACAAAGATCGCACTGCTGGAAGACGGAAGACTATGTGAACTTCATGAGCAAGAGGACAAAAGCGATTTTATAGTTGGAGATCTGTTTATCGGGAAAGTAAAAAAGCTGGCACCCAACCTCAATGCCGCATTCGTGAATATCGGATACGAAAAGGATGCCTTCCTGCATTACCAGGACCTGGGGCCGCAATACCTTACCTACAGGAAGTTCGTACGGGATACGATTTCCAAGAAACAGAACTCTTCAAGCTTAAAGAATTTCGAGATACAACCCGAAATAGATAAAAACGGAACGGTAGACAAAGTGATCGCCAAAGATGACATTGTGCTGCTTCAAATCACTAAAGAACCGATCTCTACCAAAGGGCCGAGAATTTCCACTCAGGTTTCCTTAACAGGGCGTTTTTTGGTTCTGATCCCTTTCGACAACAAAGTTTCGATTTCCAAAAAAGTAAAAAGCAACGAAGAGAAAGAAAGGCTCAGAACATTGATCGAAAGTATAAAACCTGAAGGTTTCGGTGTCATTATCCGCACCGTCGCCGAAGGAAAGAAAGTTGCCGACCTCCACAACGATATGAATCAGCTGATTCAGAAGTGGGAAACAACTTTTAAAAATATACAGAAAAACAAAGTTCCGTCCAGGGTTTTAAGCGAAGATGATAAAGCTTCAGCTATTTTAAGGGACAACTTCAACCAGGATTTTGTAAGCATCACCTGTGATGACGAGCAGATGGTTGAGGAAATGAAAAATTATCTGGAGGTCATTGCCCCGGAAAGAAAAAACATTGTCCATTTTCACAATTCCCATATTCCGCTCCTGGAATATTACAATGTTGAAAAACAGCTCAAACAGAGCTTCGGGAAACACGTCAATATCCCAAGTTCAAAAGGTGCTTATCTGGTGATTGAACACACCGAAGCCCTGCACGTAGTCGACGTAAACTCCGGTAACAATATCACCACCGGAACTGCCGTAAATAAAGAACATGCCTTACGGGTAAATAAAATGGCAGCTACTGAGATCGCACGACAACTGCGTCTCCGTGATATGGGCGGCATCATCGTAATCGATTTCATCGACATGACGAACCCCGAACACCGAAGAGATCTGTACGAACATCTCAAGGAAGAGATGAAGCGCGATAAAGCACGACACAAAATTCTTCCGCCGAGTAAATTCGGTCTGATCCAGATCACCAGACAAAGAAACCGTCCGGAAAAACAGATCGAAACCAAAGAAGAAAACCCGAATAAAGACGGAGAAATTGTAGCTCCGATCGTTATCGTGGAAAGAATGGGCGAAGCCCTGAGAACGATTATGCAGAAAGAAAAAGGAAAACTGTACCTCCATGTACACCCCTTTGTAGAAGCCTACCTAACGAAAGGATTCAACAGCATCCAGACAAAGTGGTTCATCAAATACAAAAAGTGGGTAACCGTAATCCCGAGAGATTCCTTCAAATATTTGGAATACCGAATCTACAATTCTAAAAAAGAAGAATTGACAGGATATTCCAATTGA
- a CDS encoding peptidoglycan DD-metalloendopeptidase family protein yields MSKKGVSKISGNPAPKVGEKTTYMVTDWYPSTPADERNPAAVTWELFKKRSDGSFTTTNIKKTRDGSFTFGEVAAKNTYRLEAYLHEPEGSGPTTLDITPQPAGIPKINKVELRYVDDSPGTVFSYTEKMVALAHCVNLTGEKLLFTLWEDDAAGEGHNSKNKFVDSKQAVVGRTGTATAEFVLTKALMQKAAQGERDPKELEFYVTVEYYKDKKHASDNRSVKNPDYKPPVQQPQSAAPTKGNAPAPASKTPPKAAGSPAAAKPASQKEESGIIDSITESVRNKWNELWDWAESKGTVKPDKKATSPKPEGKTTSVVEGTRTEGVIDVFFAKEEFTIQTDETAGQHEYKFKSDNNNIDKDKIAAIIKSKIDPAVKAEKKYTKLDNIKSTLTKNSYKKDEVLQINLFKLGPEFVKINSVPIGEEVYVVAKTYLLDGKEVTINIKEKDALFVAKDADLTVLEAKENGNEITVLKAVVQKNTAKIKIKLRPKADEKLAEWREKLNGVKDGSHTYIFGGNNATATDKQKRDVAKTIADKIKSELATQKKITRIETIAKALTKDAYGKNEQVTFDVYKNVTEYIWLKAECKGDIKKHTGDFLKKDGAYFIITKTKPVIFPLLVKPENDEEKTWGKNYYWAADQGSNMTTFNSNRSSGRRKHAGRDLYTLPKTTVVSIADGVVLKTAPFYAQTDYIAVHHTTNDGREFIINYGEVDPGTKLVKEGDKVTQGQKLGVTGHLQGITVIAGQTIYMIHFEHYSGSLGFDMDKNHILSGDNKYKRRGDLLDPLDILEEGYKNTFGEDLGDGELFTVEDGKKAIQDLYNAYKDSKWNWKWEGSDKEVEVTGKQLVTIVEKMYRLETSHFKSKQYQHCGTGGMEVFGDAPYYGWDQNLFTEQPVGTWSAFEGKGLSGAGGNAQVTDRKKEFVKLPSVLSGMQYKAKYIIKHNGNYARWFNASDTTAQTSYRTSLQNIRARFINEIAPD; encoded by the coding sequence ATGTCTAAAAAAGGAGTTTCAAAAATCTCAGGAAATCCTGCCCCGAAAGTAGGAGAAAAAACGACCTATATGGTCACCGACTGGTATCCTTCTACACCGGCCGATGAGAGAAATCCTGCTGCAGTAACATGGGAACTTTTTAAAAAGCGTTCCGACGGAAGTTTTACGACAACAAACATCAAAAAAACGCGCGACGGCAGTTTCACTTTCGGCGAAGTGGCGGCAAAAAATACCTACCGCCTGGAAGCCTATCTTCATGAGCCGGAAGGGAGCGGCCCTACAACCCTTGATATTACACCGCAGCCTGCAGGTATCCCAAAGATCAATAAAGTAGAACTCCGGTATGTAGACGATTCTCCAGGAACGGTTTTCAGTTATACCGAAAAAATGGTGGCCTTAGCGCATTGCGTAAATCTTACCGGCGAAAAGCTGCTTTTTACCCTTTGGGAAGACGATGCTGCCGGTGAAGGCCACAACAGCAAAAATAAATTTGTGGACAGCAAGCAGGCAGTCGTCGGCAGAACAGGAACAGCTACGGCTGAATTTGTTCTGACAAAAGCCCTGATGCAGAAAGCGGCACAGGGCGAAAGAGATCCTAAAGAACTGGAGTTTTATGTTACCGTAGAATATTATAAAGATAAAAAACACGCTTCCGATAACAGATCCGTTAAAAATCCTGATTATAAACCTCCGGTGCAGCAGCCCCAATCAGCTGCTCCGACGAAAGGTAACGCTCCGGCCCCTGCTTCAAAAACACCGCCTAAAGCAGCCGGTTCACCTGCCGCCGCCAAACCTGCTTCCCAAAAAGAAGAAAGCGGCATCATCGATTCCATCACCGAAAGTGTAAGAAACAAATGGAACGAGCTCTGGGACTGGGCCGAATCCAAGGGCACTGTAAAACCGGATAAGAAAGCAACTTCGCCTAAACCGGAAGGGAAAACGACGAGTGTGGTGGAAGGTACAAGAACAGAAGGAGTTATCGATGTGTTTTTTGCTAAGGAAGAGTTTACTATACAGACAGATGAAACGGCCGGACAACACGAGTATAAATTTAAAAGCGATAATAACAATATTGATAAAGATAAAATTGCTGCCATTATCAAATCAAAGATAGATCCGGCAGTGAAAGCAGAAAAAAAATATACTAAGCTGGATAATATTAAAAGCACACTTACCAAAAATTCTTATAAGAAAGATGAAGTATTGCAAATTAATTTATTTAAGCTCGGTCCTGAATTTGTGAAAATAAACAGTGTTCCGATTGGTGAAGAAGTATATGTAGTTGCTAAAACTTATTTGCTTGATGGGAAAGAGGTGACCATCAATATAAAAGAAAAGGATGCGTTATTTGTAGCGAAAGATGCTGATCTGACGGTTTTGGAAGCTAAAGAAAATGGGAATGAAATAACGGTCCTTAAGGCTGTGGTGCAGAAAAATACGGCAAAAATTAAAATTAAACTCAGACCTAAAGCGGATGAAAAGCTTGCCGAATGGAGAGAAAAATTAAATGGGGTGAAAGATGGCAGCCATACCTATATTTTCGGGGGAAATAATGCTACTGCTACGGATAAACAAAAGCGGGATGTAGCAAAAACCATTGCGGATAAAATAAAATCTGAATTGGCAACTCAAAAAAAGATCACGAGAATTGAAACTATTGCAAAGGCTTTAACGAAAGATGCTTATGGTAAAAATGAGCAGGTAACTTTTGATGTTTATAAAAATGTTACCGAATATATTTGGTTAAAAGCAGAATGCAAGGGAGATATAAAAAAACATACCGGTGACTTTCTGAAAAAAGACGGAGCCTACTTTATCATTACCAAAACCAAGCCTGTTATTTTCCCGCTGCTGGTGAAACCTGAAAATGATGAAGAAAAGACCTGGGGTAAAAATTACTACTGGGCTGCAGATCAGGGAAGCAATATGACTACTTTCAACTCCAACAGGAGCAGTGGGCGGAGAAAGCATGCCGGAAGAGATCTGTATACCCTGCCTAAAACTACAGTCGTTTCCATTGCAGACGGAGTAGTGCTTAAAACAGCCCCTTTTTATGCGCAAACCGATTATATTGCCGTGCATCATACTACGAACGACGGCAGGGAATTTATAATAAATTATGGAGAAGTAGATCCCGGTACCAAATTGGTGAAAGAGGGAGATAAAGTAACCCAAGGACAGAAGCTTGGGGTAACAGGTCATCTGCAAGGGATCACGGTTATTGCCGGCCAAACGATCTACATGATCCATTTTGAGCATTATTCAGGATCTTTAGGATTCGATATGGATAAAAACCATATCCTTTCAGGAGACAACAAATACAAAAGAAGAGGAGATCTCTTGGATCCGTTAGACATTCTGGAAGAAGGATATAAGAATACATTCGGAGAAGATCTCGGTGATGGCGAGCTGTTTACTGTAGAAGATGGTAAGAAAGCAATTCAGGATCTCTATAATGCTTACAAAGACAGCAAATGGAATTGGAAATGGGAAGGCTCAGATAAAGAAGTCGAAGTTACCGGTAAGCAGCTTGTAACGATAGTTGAAAAGATGTATCGTTTAGAAACAAGCCATTTCAAGTCCAAACAATATCAGCATTGCGGAACTGGTGGTATGGAAGTCTTTGGAGATGCACCTTATTACGGATGGGATCAGAATCTCTTTACAGAACAGCCGGTAGGTACCTGGAGTGCTTTCGAAGGAAAAGGACTTAGCGGTGCGGGCGGTAATGCTCAGGTGACCGATAGAAAAAAAGAATTTGTAAAGCTGCCCTCAGTACTTTCAGGAATGCAGTATAAAGCAAAATATATTATTAAACATAACGGAAATTATGCAAGATGGTTCAATGCTTCAGATACAACGGCACAAACTTCGTATCGTACTTCTTTACAAAATATCAGAGCAAGATTCATAAACGAAATCGCACCTGACTAG
- a CDS encoding response regulator transcription factor produces MSNTVRFSIADSDFYFKKILIKTLTENPFYMLLNDCNNGHELISRNYRRQEDVFIIELFMPVLSGLEAIKYIRKSNAETPIITYSGTYQDDMAEILSKIPNMYYCQKKSNVIKDIVKGKIASDSFDYAAYTKAWEQQPLAVMEYMDRQKKSQEELSPTEIQLMKFCYEGFSNKEIGEKLNLSTRTIDTYINRLTEKLGLKTKLHLIRFCVENGYYNSSM; encoded by the coding sequence TTGAGTAATACTGTGCGATTTTCCATAGCAGACAGTGATTTTTACTTTAAAAAGATCCTGATCAAAACGCTTACCGAGAATCCGTTTTACATGCTGCTTAACGACTGCAACAACGGCCATGAGCTGATCAGCAGGAATTACAGAAGGCAGGAAGATGTATTTATCATCGAGCTTTTCATGCCGGTACTCAGCGGGCTGGAAGCCATAAAGTACATCCGTAAAAGCAATGCCGAAACGCCCATCATTACCTATTCCGGCACCTACCAGGACGATATGGCGGAAATTCTGTCCAAGATCCCGAATATGTATTACTGCCAGAAAAAAAGCAATGTCATCAAGGATATCGTTAAAGGAAAGATCGCTTCAGACAGTTTCGATTATGCCGCTTACACCAAAGCCTGGGAACAGCAGCCGCTGGCCGTTATGGAGTATATGGACCGTCAGAAAAAGAGCCAGGAAGAACTTTCGCCGACGGAGATCCAGCTCATGAAATTCTGCTACGAAGGCTTTAGCAATAAGGAAATCGGCGAAAAGCTGAACCTCAGCACCAGGACCATCGATACCTATATCAACCGCCTGACAGAAAAGCTGGGATTAAAGACAAAACTACACCTCATCCGCTTCTGTGTGGAGAACGGATACTACAACTCCAGCATGTAA
- the tssO gene encoding type VI secretion system TssO — protein MSSNREKKLNKSDVRMGIWKFVLSFIVLSGVSFICVFFFFKSYDIQREGIKKQADDYRELLTRSDLLRIHVDSILYRMDQLDINKVDNDIFLRNYIIDNVRDAKNIMGRDSADNFKHYSILMKQIAPMLALKNDIVEVSYKEQNALRNLSECRGKVGIVNHELRVDPTRKFSGSRRRR, from the coding sequence ATGTCTTCGAACAGGGAGAAAAAATTAAACAAATCGGACGTCAGGATGGGCATTTGGAAGTTTGTTCTGTCATTCATTGTCCTGTCAGGTGTTTCTTTCATCTGTGTATTTTTCTTTTTCAAAAGCTACGATATCCAACGGGAAGGAATTAAGAAACAGGCCGACGATTACCGCGAGCTGCTTACCAGAAGCGATCTTCTCAGAATCCACGTCGACAGCATCCTCTATCGGATGGATCAGCTCGATATCAATAAGGTAGACAACGATATCTTCCTCCGCAACTATATCATAGACAACGTAAGGGATGCCAAAAACATCATGGGAAGAGACAGCGCCGATAATTTCAAGCATTATTCCATTCTTATGAAGCAGATTGCGCCGATGCTCGCGCTTAAAAACGATATTGTTGAGGTCTCATACAAAGAGCAGAACGCCCTTCGGAATCTTAGCGAATGCCGCGGGAAAGTAGGCATTGTAAACCATGAACTCCGGGTAGACCCTACCAGAAAATTTTCAGGAAGCAGACGAAGAAGATAA